In one Halictus rubicundus isolate RS-2024b unplaced genomic scaffold, iyHalRubi1_principal scaffold0504, whole genome shotgun sequence genomic region, the following are encoded:
- the LOC143364367 gene encoding uncharacterized protein LOC143364367 isoform X1, whose product MADMWNMSNIELLKDSNYFLWSEKIEGVLRCKKLWKRVIGVKPLIKPVAGEEKYDEKLNAWNNWDDDNYAARAIMINTMSEAQVLKYSREKSADKLWTLIKENMAAGTEELKAKMLNEMTNLKMNREEDIDTYINRAEALRNQCLQLGKDIEDYEIKMYILRGLRPEFDNNVRILETQRALTVNDIRFSLKQEELRKEKRNDDKTHREYEKVRNVRDIKKNEFRCHNCGIKGHAAHECYKEKRCYNCQGYGHIAADCRIKKYHNYSQGRGIHKPNQRGTRGRVAGWYQNKKEASSRTTDESVMMAVESSVWEMRRKTSFEDEENEEAVFAVNEDEASIKNCDEARMWLLDSGSTSHMSCEKGIFNKLDKDERLVTLADKKDTCLCNYCTTKVMQQKN is encoded by the exons ATGGCAGACATGTGGAATATGTCCAACATTGAATTGCTTAAAGATAGCAATTACTTTCTATGGAGTGAGAAGATAGAAGGTGTGCTTAGATGCAAAAAACTTTGGAAGAGAGTAATTGGTGTGAAACCATTGATAAAACCTGTGGCAGGCGAAGAAAAATATGATGAAAAATTGAATGCGTGGAATAACTGGGATGACGATAATTACGCAGCACGTGCAATCATGATTAATACGATGAGCGAAGCCCAGGTATTGAAATATAGTCGTGAGAAGAGCGCAGACAAATTGTGGACATTAATCAAAGAAAACATGGCTGCGGGAACAGAAGAATTAAAAGCAAAAATGCTAAACGAGATGACAAATCTAAAAAtgaatagagaagaggatatagatACCTACATTAATAGAGCGGAAGCATTAAGGAATCAATGCTTACAATTAGGTAAAGACATTGAagattatgaaataaaaatgtatattttgagGGGCTTGAGACCAGAATTCGACAATAATGTCAGAATATTGGAAACGCAAAGAGCATTAACTGTAAATGACATTAGATTTTCCTTAAAACAAGAAGAATTaaggaaagaaaagagaaatgATGATAAAACGCATAGAGAGTATGAAAAGGTGAGAAATGTGAGGGATATAAAGAAGAATGAGTTTCGGTGTCATAATTGTGGCATAAAAGGACATGCAGCCCATGAATGCTACAAAGAAAAACGATGCTATAACTGTCAAGGATATGGGCATATAGCTGCTGATTgcagaataaaaaaatatcacaATTATTCACAAGGAAGAGGAATACATAAACCAAATCAGAGAGGAACACGTGGACGAGTAGCTGGATGGTACCAAAACAAAAAGGAAGCATCATCGAGGACAACAGATGAGTCTGTAATGATGGCAGTGGAATCATCCGTATGGGAAATGAGAAGGAAGACATCATTTGAAGATGAAGAAAATGAAGAGGCGGTGTTTGCAGTTAATGAAGACGAAGCGAGTATAAAAAACTGTGATGAGGCTCGAATGTGGTTGCTTGACTCTGGGTCGACGAGTCACATGAGTTGCGAGAAAGGTATTTTTAATAAGTTAGATAAAGATGAAAGACTAGTGACATTGGCAGATAAAAAAG ATACATGTTTGTGCAATTATTGTACAACAAAAGTGATGCAGCAGAAGAATTGA
- the LOC143364367 gene encoding uncharacterized protein LOC143364367 isoform X2 has protein sequence MADMWNMSNIELLKDSNYFLWSEKIEGVLRCKKLWKRVIGVKPLIKPVAGEEKYDEKLNAWNNWDDDNYAARAIMINTMSEAQVLKYSREKSADKLWTLIKENMAAGTEELKAKMLNEMTNLKMNREEDIDTYINRAEALRNQCLQLGKDIEDYEIKMYILRGLRPEFDNNVRILETQRALTVNDIRFSLKQEELRKEKRNDDKTHREYEKVRNVRDIKKNEFRCHNCGIKGHAAHECYKEKRCYNCQGYGHIAADCRIKKYHNYSQGRGIHKPNQRGTRGRVAGWYQNKKEASSRTTDESVMMAVESSVWEMRRKTSFEDEENEEAVFAVNEDEASIKNCDEARMWLLDSGSTSHMSCEKDTCLCNYCTTKVMQQKN, from the exons ATGGCAGACATGTGGAATATGTCCAACATTGAATTGCTTAAAGATAGCAATTACTTTCTATGGAGTGAGAAGATAGAAGGTGTGCTTAGATGCAAAAAACTTTGGAAGAGAGTAATTGGTGTGAAACCATTGATAAAACCTGTGGCAGGCGAAGAAAAATATGATGAAAAATTGAATGCGTGGAATAACTGGGATGACGATAATTACGCAGCACGTGCAATCATGATTAATACGATGAGCGAAGCCCAGGTATTGAAATATAGTCGTGAGAAGAGCGCAGACAAATTGTGGACATTAATCAAAGAAAACATGGCTGCGGGAACAGAAGAATTAAAAGCAAAAATGCTAAACGAGATGACAAATCTAAAAAtgaatagagaagaggatatagatACCTACATTAATAGAGCGGAAGCATTAAGGAATCAATGCTTACAATTAGGTAAAGACATTGAagattatgaaataaaaatgtatattttgagGGGCTTGAGACCAGAATTCGACAATAATGTCAGAATATTGGAAACGCAAAGAGCATTAACTGTAAATGACATTAGATTTTCCTTAAAACAAGAAGAATTaaggaaagaaaagagaaatgATGATAAAACGCATAGAGAGTATGAAAAGGTGAGAAATGTGAGGGATATAAAGAAGAATGAGTTTCGGTGTCATAATTGTGGCATAAAAGGACATGCAGCCCATGAATGCTACAAAGAAAAACGATGCTATAACTGTCAAGGATATGGGCATATAGCTGCTGATTgcagaataaaaaaatatcacaATTATTCACAAGGAAGAGGAATACATAAACCAAATCAGAGAGGAACACGTGGACGAGTAGCTGGATGGTACCAAAACAAAAAGGAAGCATCATCGAGGACAACAGATGAGTCTGTAATGATGGCAGTGGAATCATCCGTATGGGAAATGAGAAGGAAGACATCATTTGAAGATGAAGAAAATGAAGAGGCGGTGTTTGCAGTTAATGAAGACGAAGCGAGTATAAAAAACTGTGATGAGGCTCGAATGTGGTTGCTTGACTCTGGGTCGACGAGTCACATGAGTTGCGAGAAAG ATACATGTTTGTGCAATTATTGTACAACAAAAGTGATGCAGCAGAAGAATTGA